In Phaeodactylum tricornutum CCAP 1055/1 chromosome 10, whole genome shotgun sequence, a single genomic region encodes these proteins:
- a CDS encoding predicted protein — MPSATKSAKKRKADDGSAVAETSAGPMITPSSHTPKLDTSKWPLLLKNYHELHVRTAHYTPLPTGSSPLARTLEQHLQYGVINLDKPANPSSHEVVSWIKRILRVEKTGHSGTLDPKVTGCLIVCIDRATRLVKAQQSAGKEYIGVVRLHAALDDPKQLTRAIETTLTGALFQRPPLISAVKRQLRIRTIYDSKLLEFDGERNLGVFWVKCEAGTYIRTLCVHAGLLVGTGGHMQELRRVKSGVLGEEDNLVTLHDVMDAQHVYDTTKDETYLRRVVMPLETLLTNYKRIVVKDSAVNAICYGAKLMIPGLLRFADDIELNQEVVLMTTKGEAIAVALAQMTTAVMATVDHGVVAKIKRVIMERDVYPRRWGLGPMAQRKKSMIKEGKLDKHGKPNEKTPSNFLDSYKDYSKSKPPVLDGNGEPTTPGSASVASSNGDKMEVDESEKKRPSSPKSEDDDDAPQKKKDKKDKKKKKDKKKKKEKE; from the exons ATGCCGTCGGCTACAAAAT CCGCCAAAAAGCGCAAGGCCGACGACGGCTCGGCCGTGGCGGAAACGTCGGCGGGTCCGATGATTACGCCTTCGTCGCACACGCCCAAGCTCGATACGAGTAAGTGGCCGTTACTGCTGAAGAACTATCACGAACTCCACGTGCGCACCGCGCACTACACCCCGCTACCGACCGGCAGTAGTCCGCTCGCCCGCACCCTCGAACAGCACTTGCAGTACGGAGTCATCAATCTCGACAAACCCGCCAATCCGTCCTCGCACGAAGTTGTGTCCTGGATTAAACGCATTCTGCGAGTCGAGAAAACGGGACATTCCGGCACGCTGGACCCCAAAGTTACCGGTTGTCTCATTGTGTGTATAGATCGCGCCACCCGACTCGTCAAGGCACAGCAGAGTGCCGGTAAAGAGTATATCGGCGTTGTGCGTCTGCACGCTGCCTTGGACGATCCCAAGCAGCTCACGCGAGCGATTGAAACCACACTCACCGGCGCGCTATTTCAACGACCGCCCCTTATTTCGGCCGTCAAACGACAATTGCGCATTCGAACCATTTACGATTCCAAGCTCCTCGAGTTCGACGGCGAACGAAACCTAGGTGTCTTTTGGGTCAAGTGTGAGGCCGGAACGTACATTCGTACCCTCTGCGTGCACGCGGGACTCTTGGTCGGTACCGGTGGTCACATGCAGGAACTGCGTCGCGTTAAATCCGGTGTGCTCGGGGAAGAAGACAATCTCGTCACGCTGCACGACGTTATGGACGCACAGCACGTGTACGACACCACTAAGGACGAAACCTATTTGCGCCGGGTGGTCATGCCGCTCGAGACTCTCTTGACCAACTACAAGCGTATCGTTGTGAAAGATAGTGCCGTCAACGCAATCTGCTACGGTGCCAAGTTGATGATACCCGGTTTGCTGCGCTTTGCCGACGATATCGAACTCAATCAGGAGGTGGTACTCATGACGACCAAGGGCGAGGCTATTGCCGTGGCTTTGGCGCAAATGACGACGGCCGTCATGGCCACAGTGGACCACGGAGTCGTGGCCAAGATTAAGCGGGTCATTATGGAACGCGATGTGTACCCGCGTCGATGGGGTCTCGGGCCCATGGCGCAACGGAAGAAGAGTATGATCAAGGAAGGCAAACTGGACAAGCACGGCAAACCCAACGAAAAGACGCCGTCGAACTTTTTGGATTCCTACAAGGATTATTCGAAATCCAAACCGCCCGTATTGGATGGTAACGGTGAACCGACCACGCCGGGATCCGCATCCGTCGCCTCCAGCAACGGAGATAAAATGGAAGTCGACGAATCGGAGAAGAAACGACCATCCTCGCCAAAATCcgaggatgatgacgatgctccccagaaaaagaaggataagaaagacaagaagaagaaaaaggacaagaaaaagaagaaggaaaaggagtAG
- a CDS encoding predicted protein codes for LKSGSFATVCRGTHRATGRKVAIKCVLRKDLPPADDAAIYDEVAILASLNHPHIVPLIDFFDEKDCYFIVMELMSGGDLFDRIGTKKAYSEADARDLIVKMLKAVSYCHARKIAHCDMKPKNLLLMSDDNDSFIKLADFGFAARVHEPKCLSKQCGTPFFVSPEILMRKGYDQQSDMWSVGCIVYLLLSGNLPFMGRTQKELFRKIVSGKYEFVSDDWKDVSDDAKDLVQKLLVSNPDSRITANEAVRHKWLKASRDRLGLIMLQGTSQRLKTFNARMKLRSAMIAVDWISSL; via the coding sequence CTCAAATCTGGATCGTTTGCAACAGTATGTCGCGGTACCCATCGAGCAACTGGGCGCAAAGTTGCCATCAAATGCGTTCTACGAAAAGACCTGCCACCGGCCGACGACGCTGCCATTTACGATGAAGTGGCAATTCTTGCATCTTTGAACCACCCGCATATTGTGCCCCTAATTGACTTTTTTGATGAAAAGGATTGTTACTTCATTGTCATGGAGCTCATGAGTGGTGGTGATCTCTTCGACCGCATCGGAACCAAAAAAGCATACTCCGAAGCGGATGCTCGAGATCTAATCGTCAAGATGCTCAAGGCCGTGTCATACTGTCATGCTCGCAAAATTGCGCATTGTGATATGAAGCCCAAGAACCTTCTACTTATGTCGGATGACAACGATTCCTTCATCAAACTCGCTGACTTTGGATTCGCCGCTCGCGTTCATGAACCAAAATGTCTTTCGAAGCAATGCGGGACGCCGTTTTTCGTATCACCAGAAATTTTAATGAGAAAAGGATACGATCAGCAGTCGGACATGTGGAGCGTGGGATGTATTGTGTACCTTTTATTGTCAGGAAATCTTCCGTTCATGGGCCGAACCCAAAAAGAACTATTTCGAAAGATAGTATCCGGCAAGTATGAATTCGTCAGTGATGATTGGAAGGACGTTTCCGATGACGCCAAGGATCTcgtccaaaagcttttgGTATCGAATCCGGATAGTCGAATTACCGCGAACGAGGCTGTCCGGCACAAATGGCTAAAGGCTTCCAGGGATCGTCTCGGACTTATTATGCTGCAAGGCACTTCGCAGCGCCTCAAGACTTTCAATGCTCGTATGAAGTTACGTTCAGCTATGATTGCAGTGGATTGGATCAGCAGTTTG